Within Pirellulales bacterium, the genomic segment GTGTGATTGGCATGTTGTTCGAGAAGCCGTCGCTGCGCACTCGCGTCAGCTTCCAGGCAGGCATGCTCCAACTCGGCGGGGGTAGTTTGTTTCTCGGCAGCGACGTCGGCTTTGGATCGCGCGAA encodes:
- a CDS encoding ornithine carbamoyltransferase, translated to MHHLLTITDLTSAEIERIFAITDDLKEKHGQGVREALLPGRVIGMLFEKPSLRTRVSFQAGMLQLGGGSLFLGSDVGFGSRE